In Tessaracoccus flavus, the following are encoded in one genomic region:
- a CDS encoding DNA polymerase III subunit alpha yields MDPFIHLRVASGYSFQYGAAHPGSLVGEAARLGLDALALTDRGGLYGAVRFAKACLRAGVAPIVGADLAVRPDGWSAPRRPAAARGGQLRDERLPRVTVLATSRSGWGTLCELVTSAQLSGDRSDPVATLEMIARHCAGRDVVVLLGADSEAGELVAAGLPEPAARVVGDWREELGEGLVLSATNHQTGGRAVGSAHQAGGMIGLADRLGVPVVLTNMVRMARRSQAATLDVLDAARRLVPLDVRNIDRRNAEGYLKDTDSMRAVAEEAARLGGRDDATTLLAATRELGLRCRLDPVGDVGLGEIRLPEFETLGTTEAEAASVLRARCEAGLVQRYGAPTREAADRLDDELAVIGRLGFESYFLTVADVVGMIRDDLQIRCAARGSGAGSLVNYALGVSGVDPLRYGLIMERFLSPLRQALPDIDLDVESARRTEVYDKILETFGGQRVACVAMIETYRVRHAVRDVGAALSLPPVEIDAMAKAFPHIRARDARAALRDLPELRAAGLGEERLDVLFGLVESLDGLPRHIALHPCGVILSDSSLRQRTPLEASYGGYPMSQFDKDDVEDLGLLKLDVLGIRMQSAMAHALVEIERTDATGPAPAIDELAPFDDERVYDMIAHRATLGCFQLESPGQRELVGKFGPETFDDIIIDISLFRPGPVKSDMVTPFLEARQGWQAPDYPHPSLIPALEQTYGVVVFHEQVIQIISIATGCTLAQGDEARRALGDAEGQAQVRDWFVPLARQRGYSEPIIEQLWDILVSFASFGFCKAHAAAFALPTYQSAWLKRHYPAHFLAGILTHDPGMYPKRLLLEEARRMNLAVLGLDVNRSTGQYRAERLDSVEEGMRLPEHLGAEHPVSEGLPQVEGWGIRLSLADVKGISEQEIERIVACQPYSSLSDFWNRARVAEPVVERLILAGAFDRLYRIGRHAAVQRRGQITRRDLLLALADLHRQRRADERAVARARGRRPEVFSDDPSELARAQRQKPGHVPQAVQGALDFGMDDGEPTADVVATGLPEMDDDQRLKAELEILGLDASQHIMGRYLPLLRALGATSSRTLLNHRNQADVLVAGVKVATQTPPIRSGRRVIFLTLDDSTGPVDATFFEDVQGHYASTMFSSWLLLVRGRVRRTGPRGISIRAVGAWDLGSLYETWRAALNAGSTEAEAIAAVVAVLDDVPEGYSLVGEWVAPESAPPLPSDGDEPPPDPQQHTRAGGMGRRRVLVHPTGFKQSPYSDIKPAGTGAAEAPRKLWHSSPGSSGR; encoded by the coding sequence ATGGACCCGTTCATCCATTTGCGGGTCGCCTCCGGATACTCCTTCCAGTACGGAGCAGCGCACCCGGGCTCGCTCGTCGGCGAGGCGGCACGGCTCGGTCTGGACGCGCTTGCCCTCACCGACAGGGGAGGTCTCTACGGTGCGGTGAGGTTCGCCAAGGCCTGCCTCCGGGCAGGGGTGGCGCCCATCGTCGGGGCGGACCTGGCGGTGCGTCCCGACGGGTGGAGCGCCCCACGCCGTCCCGCTGCTGCGCGCGGTGGGCAGCTCCGCGACGAGCGGTTGCCGAGGGTGACGGTGCTGGCCACCTCCCGTTCCGGGTGGGGCACGCTGTGCGAACTGGTCACATCGGCGCAGCTCTCGGGCGACCGGTCCGATCCGGTGGCGACCCTGGAGATGATCGCCCGCCACTGCGCTGGACGCGACGTGGTGGTGCTGCTCGGGGCTGATTCCGAGGCGGGAGAGCTCGTGGCGGCGGGGCTCCCCGAGCCCGCCGCGCGGGTGGTTGGCGACTGGCGCGAGGAGCTGGGCGAGGGGCTTGTCCTGTCCGCCACGAACCACCAGACGGGCGGTCGGGCAGTGGGGTCGGCGCACCAGGCCGGAGGGATGATCGGGCTGGCCGATCGCCTAGGGGTGCCGGTGGTGCTCACCAACATGGTGCGGATGGCGCGCCGGAGCCAGGCCGCCACCCTCGATGTGCTCGACGCGGCGCGCCGGCTAGTGCCGCTCGACGTGCGAAACATCGACCGCCGCAACGCCGAGGGCTACCTCAAGGACACCGATTCGATGAGGGCGGTGGCGGAGGAGGCCGCCCGCCTGGGTGGAAGGGACGACGCGACGACGCTGCTGGCAGCGACCCGCGAACTCGGCCTGCGGTGCCGGCTCGATCCCGTGGGCGACGTGGGGCTGGGGGAGATCCGGCTACCCGAGTTCGAGACGCTCGGCACCACCGAGGCCGAAGCCGCCTCTGTGCTGCGGGCCCGCTGCGAGGCGGGGTTGGTCCAGCGGTACGGCGCGCCCACCCGGGAGGCGGCCGACCGCCTCGACGACGAGCTCGCCGTGATCGGTCGGCTCGGCTTCGAGTCCTATTTTCTGACCGTGGCAGATGTCGTCGGCATGATCCGCGACGACCTGCAGATTCGCTGCGCCGCCCGCGGGTCGGGGGCCGGCAGCCTGGTCAACTACGCGCTCGGCGTCTCAGGGGTCGATCCTCTGCGCTACGGGCTCATCATGGAGCGTTTCCTGTCCCCCCTGCGGCAGGCGTTGCCGGACATCGACCTCGATGTCGAGTCCGCACGCCGCACGGAGGTCTACGACAAGATCCTCGAGACATTCGGCGGTCAGCGGGTGGCCTGCGTCGCCATGATCGAGACCTACCGGGTACGCCACGCCGTGCGCGACGTCGGCGCGGCGCTCAGCCTGCCCCCCGTCGAGATCGACGCCATGGCCAAGGCCTTCCCGCACATCCGCGCCAGGGATGCGCGCGCCGCACTGCGGGATCTGCCGGAGTTGCGCGCCGCAGGGCTGGGCGAGGAGCGGCTCGATGTGTTGTTCGGCCTCGTCGAGTCGCTCGACGGCCTTCCCCGGCACATCGCGCTCCACCCGTGCGGAGTGATCCTCAGCGACTCGTCGCTCCGGCAACGCACGCCGCTGGAGGCGAGCTACGGCGGCTATCCCATGAGCCAGTTCGACAAGGACGACGTGGAGGACCTCGGCCTGCTCAAGCTCGATGTGCTCGGTATCCGCATGCAGTCGGCCATGGCGCACGCGTTGGTGGAGATCGAACGCACCGACGCGACCGGCCCGGCGCCGGCGATCGACGAGTTGGCCCCGTTCGACGACGAGCGCGTTTACGACATGATCGCCCACCGCGCGACGCTCGGGTGCTTCCAGCTCGAGTCGCCCGGGCAGCGCGAGCTGGTCGGGAAGTTCGGCCCGGAGACGTTCGACGACATCATCATCGACATCTCGCTGTTTCGACCGGGACCGGTGAAGTCAGACATGGTCACCCCGTTCCTCGAGGCGAGACAGGGGTGGCAGGCCCCCGACTACCCGCATCCGAGCCTCATCCCGGCGCTCGAACAGACCTACGGGGTGGTGGTCTTCCACGAGCAGGTCATCCAGATCATCTCGATCGCCACCGGGTGCACCCTCGCCCAGGGCGACGAGGCGCGTCGAGCGCTCGGCGACGCGGAGGGCCAGGCGCAGGTGCGCGACTGGTTCGTGCCGTTGGCGAGACAGCGGGGGTATTCGGAGCCGATCATCGAGCAGCTCTGGGACATCCTGGTCTCGTTCGCCTCCTTCGGGTTCTGCAAGGCGCACGCGGCAGCCTTCGCGTTGCCGACGTACCAGTCGGCGTGGCTGAAGAGGCACTACCCGGCCCACTTCCTCGCCGGCATCCTCACCCACGATCCCGGCATGTACCCGAAGCGGTTGCTGCTGGAAGAGGCCCGCCGGATGAACCTCGCGGTGCTGGGCCTCGATGTGAACCGCAGCACCGGTCAGTACCGGGCCGAACGGCTGGACTCCGTGGAGGAGGGGATGCGGCTGCCGGAGCATCTCGGAGCGGAGCACCCGGTCAGTGAAGGGCTGCCGCAGGTGGAGGGGTGGGGGATCCGGTTGTCGCTGGCCGACGTCAAGGGCATCTCGGAGCAGGAGATCGAGCGGATCGTCGCCTGCCAGCCGTACTCGTCCCTCAGCGATTTCTGGAACCGGGCACGCGTGGCCGAGCCGGTGGTGGAGCGGCTCATCCTGGCTGGCGCGTTCGACCGCCTCTACCGGATCGGCCGCCACGCCGCCGTCCAGCGGAGGGGACAGATCACGCGCCGCGACCTGCTGCTTGCGCTCGCCGACCTGCACCGTCAGCGCCGCGCCGACGAGCGGGCGGTGGCGAGGGCGCGCGGGCGGAGGCCTGAGGTGTTCAGCGACGACCCGAGCGAGTTGGCGCGCGCCCAGCGGCAGAAGCCCGGACACGTACCCCAGGCCGTGCAGGGCGCGCTCGATTTCGGGATGGACGACGGCGAGCCGACGGCCGACGTCGTGGCCACGGGACTCCCTGAGATGGACGACGACCAGCGGTTGAAGGCCGAATTGGAGATCCTCGGCCTCGACGCCAGCCAGCACATCATGGGCCGCTACCTGCCGCTGTTGAGGGCGCTGGGCGCCACCAGCTCCCGCACTCTGCTCAACCACCGCAACCAGGCCGACGTGCTGGTGGCGGGGGTCAAGGTGGCCACACAGACGCCGCCGATCCGGTCGGGCAGGCGGGTCATCTTCCTCACCCTCGACGACTCCACCGGGCCGGTGGACGCGACCTTCTTCGAGGACGTGCAGGGGCACTACGCGTCCACGATGTTCTCCTCATGGCTGCTGCTGGTGCGCGGCCGGGTGCGGCGGACCGGACCCCGGGGGATCTCGATCCGGGCGGTCGGAGCCTGGGATCTGGGGTCCCTGTACGAGACCTGGCGCGCCGCGCTCAACGCCGGCTCCACCGAGGCGGAAGCCATCGCCGCGGTCGTCGCGGTGCTGGATGACGTCCCCGAGGGATACAGCCTGGTGGGGGAGTGGGTGGCCCCGGAATCGGCCCCGCCGCTGCCGTCCGACGGCGACGAGCCGCCTCCCGACCCGCAGCAGCACACCCGCGCCGGCGGGATGGGTCGGCGCCGGGTGCTGGTGCACCCCACCGGGTTCAAGCAGTCGCCGTACTCCGATATCAAGCCGGCCGGCACAGGAGCGGCGGAGGCCCCACGCAAGCTGTGGCACTCCAGCCCGGGAAGTTCAGGAAGGTGA
- a CDS encoding glycosyltransferase family 4 protein translates to MRIAYVSVDPGIPVFGTKGASVHIQEVVRELIARGHDVTVYATRIGDDVPADLADLRVVPVKVAKGDPAARERAQQDASAEMVTRILADGADLVYERYSLFSTVLARVTAASDAVGVLEVNAPLIDEQKKHRDMVDENGAWAALRAQVHAAAATICVSDPVSAWVRRHTDGDRVHTVANGVSVTRILPQPEDDDVVVTFVGTLKPWHGTSVLIDAAGMAREPWTVRVVGDGPERAALEAQAARLGVDVDFRGAVAPEEMPAHLAGSAIGVAPYPASVEDGDQYFSPLKVYEYLAAGLPVVASSVGQLPGIITDEGVLVAPSDPAALARALDRLAADPESRRAMGAKARERAVSDHSWSGVVDSILGLALSEGDGGPSSPLAPSSPARLRDQHDG, encoded by the coding sequence ATGAGGATCGCGTACGTCTCCGTCGACCCCGGCATCCCCGTCTTCGGCACCAAGGGCGCCTCGGTGCACATCCAAGAGGTCGTCCGCGAGCTCATTGCGCGCGGCCACGACGTCACCGTCTACGCCACCCGCATCGGCGACGACGTCCCCGCCGACCTCGCCGACCTCCGCGTCGTGCCCGTCAAGGTGGCCAAGGGCGACCCCGCGGCCCGCGAGCGCGCCCAGCAGGACGCCTCCGCCGAGATGGTCACCCGGATCCTCGCCGACGGTGCCGACCTCGTCTACGAGCGTTACTCCCTCTTCAGCACCGTGCTGGCCCGCGTCACCGCGGCCAGCGACGCCGTCGGCGTCCTCGAGGTGAACGCCCCGCTGATCGACGAGCAGAAGAAGCACCGCGACATGGTGGACGAGAACGGCGCATGGGCCGCGCTCCGCGCCCAGGTGCACGCCGCCGCGGCCACCATCTGCGTCTCCGACCCGGTCTCCGCCTGGGTGCGCCGCCACACCGACGGCGACCGCGTCCACACCGTCGCCAACGGCGTCAGCGTCACCCGCATCCTGCCGCAGCCTGAGGACGACGACGTCGTGGTGACGTTCGTCGGCACCCTCAAGCCGTGGCACGGCACCTCAGTGCTGATCGACGCCGCCGGCATGGCCCGCGAGCCGTGGACCGTGCGCGTCGTCGGCGACGGCCCCGAGCGGGCCGCGCTCGAGGCGCAGGCCGCCCGACTGGGCGTCGACGTCGACTTCCGCGGCGCCGTCGCCCCCGAGGAGATGCCCGCGCACCTGGCCGGCTCGGCCATCGGCGTGGCGCCCTACCCGGCCTCCGTCGAGGACGGCGACCAGTACTTCTCCCCGCTGAAGGTCTACGAGTACCTCGCCGCCGGCCTGCCCGTGGTGGCGTCGTCGGTGGGCCAGCTCCCGGGGATCATCACCGACGAGGGCGTCCTGGTGGCGCCGTCGGACCCCGCCGCGCTGGCCCGCGCGCTCGACCGCTTGGCCGCCGATCCGGAGTCGCGCCGCGCGATGGGCGCGAAGGCCCGCGAGCGCGCGGTGTCGGACCACAGCTGGTCTGGCGTCGTGGACAGCATCCTGGGGTTGGCTCTGTCTGAGGGCGACGGAGGCCCTTCGTCCCCGCTGGCTCCTTCGTCGCCGGCGAGGCTCAGGGACCAGCACGATGGCTGA
- a CDS encoding DUF6504 family protein, producing MRAYDEPIHVLFREEPRQFIWRDRLLLVKEVQGRWSRAMPWWLGQQARAARGEEVASTQGDLVREREVWRVEAGNGAHRGVYELARTVDAEDWVLQAVLD from the coding sequence ATGCGCGCTTACGACGAACCCATCCACGTCCTGTTCCGAGAGGAGCCGCGCCAGTTCATCTGGCGCGACCGGCTGCTGCTGGTCAAGGAGGTGCAGGGACGCTGGAGCCGCGCCATGCCCTGGTGGCTGGGGCAGCAGGCGCGGGCGGCACGCGGGGAGGAGGTCGCCTCAACCCAGGGTGACCTGGTACGCGAGCGGGAGGTGTGGCGCGTCGAAGCGGGCAACGGTGCTCACCGGGGCGTGTACGAGCTGGCCCGCACCGTCGATGCCGAGGACTGGGTGCTGCAGGCGGTGCTTGACTGA
- the dinB gene encoding DNA polymerase IV, with protein sequence MRVIAHVDMDAFYASVEMARHPELREVPMFVGGSTRGVVLSANYPARAYGISAGMPSSRARRLCPQVAVVHPDFDHYGAVSAGVSEIFDTLTDRVEMTSIDEAFIDLTTALRRLGGNPLRVAQELRAQVMDEQGIACSVGLGPSKFIAKLASKQAKPDGLVQVAPQDVIGFLHPLPVEAIWGVGEATAEKLHRLGLNCVRDLANTPRGTLQRALGDGQGALLFDLAWGRDDRSVLAREPAEHSVGSQETFGRDTDDEAIVATEILRMADRTAARMRAQQMVGKVVTLSVRFADFTTITRTGTLGAFTDRTNDIYCEAMRLFRKLNLQRARIRRVGVRVEKLVAKASTYQQPALDEPVHGWDEAEAAIDKAVLRFGPQAVQRARLTRRPYLASA encoded by the coding sequence ATGAGGGTTATCGCACACGTCGATATGGACGCGTTCTACGCCTCTGTGGAGATGGCGCGTCACCCGGAGTTGCGGGAGGTGCCGATGTTCGTGGGCGGTTCCACGCGCGGCGTGGTGCTCTCCGCAAACTACCCGGCGCGCGCCTACGGGATCTCGGCGGGCATGCCGTCCAGCCGCGCCCGTCGGCTCTGCCCCCAGGTGGCGGTCGTCCACCCCGACTTCGACCACTACGGCGCGGTGTCGGCCGGGGTCTCGGAGATCTTCGACACGCTCACCGACAGGGTGGAGATGACGTCGATCGACGAGGCGTTCATCGACCTCACCACGGCGTTGCGGCGGCTGGGCGGGAACCCGCTGCGGGTGGCCCAGGAACTCCGCGCCCAGGTGATGGACGAGCAGGGCATCGCCTGCTCGGTCGGGCTGGGGCCGAGCAAGTTCATCGCCAAGCTGGCGTCGAAACAAGCCAAACCCGACGGGCTGGTGCAGGTGGCGCCGCAGGACGTGATCGGGTTTCTGCATCCCCTGCCCGTCGAGGCGATCTGGGGCGTGGGGGAGGCCACAGCCGAGAAGCTGCACCGGCTGGGGCTGAACTGCGTGCGGGACCTCGCCAACACTCCGCGGGGGACCCTGCAGCGCGCGCTGGGCGACGGCCAGGGAGCGCTACTGTTCGACCTCGCCTGGGGGCGCGACGACCGGTCCGTGCTGGCCCGCGAGCCGGCCGAGCACAGCGTCGGCTCGCAGGAGACCTTCGGCCGTGACACCGACGACGAGGCGATCGTGGCCACCGAGATCCTCCGCATGGCCGACCGCACCGCAGCCCGCATGCGGGCCCAGCAGATGGTCGGGAAGGTGGTGACACTCTCGGTGCGGTTCGCCGACTTCACGACGATCACGCGCACCGGCACCCTCGGCGCCTTCACCGACCGGACCAACGACATCTACTGTGAAGCGATGCGGCTGTTCCGCAAACTCAACCTGCAGCGCGCCCGGATCCGACGGGTGGGGGTGCGGGTGGAGAAGTTGGTTGCCAAGGCCAGTACCTACCAGCAGCCTGCGCTGGACGAGCCCGTGCACGGCTGGGACGAGGCGGAGGCGGCGATCGATAAGGCGGTGCTGCGCTTCGGGCCCCAGGCTGTACAGCGTGCGCGGCTCACCAGGCGGCCGTACCTCGCATCCGCGTGA
- a CDS encoding ABC transporter ATP-binding protein, with amino-acid sequence MADRLKLDTNALARTLRLVQPDLQPHKKLMLGGTGVLLLEVVFRVLEPWPMKIVIDAVSASLGADLATNQAPATLSLLVWCGVALVVIVGLRALSNYLATVAFALVGSRVATALRARVFRHVQGLSQQFHSRNRSADTVQRIVSDVGRLQEVAVTAGLPLLANMLTLVVMLIVMILLDPLLSLVVVVAMLLFFAGSAGTSKKIAVASRKTRKGEGQLANTAQESLSSIKIVQAYGLEDTIADRFSSANNRSLKEGVKSRRLAAGLERRTDLIVGIATAVVLVGGGLRVMEGSMTPGDLVLFTTYLRTTMKPLRDMAKYTGRIARASASGERVADLMDVDAEVRTPNRAVRPQKLLGWVRFDSVLAGYGKEIVLRGVTLTARPGEMIAIIGPSGSGKSTMTSLLVRSLDPKLGEVTLDGHPLRELDLAYLRANVSLLHQEAVLFTGTLRENIRYGRQDATDEEVEAAAQAAHAHDFIMALPEGYDTVVGERGGTLSGGQRQRVAIARALLRDAPVVVLDEATTGLDPEAAVVVLDAIGRLVQGRTTLAVTHDVEMAMRADRVVWLEDGRILRDGPPAQLLAEDPVFRDWVEASGRTPDEIRRGR; translated from the coding sequence ATGGCTGACCGCTTGAAGCTCGACACCAACGCGCTGGCCCGCACGCTGCGGCTGGTGCAGCCGGACCTGCAGCCCCACAAGAAGCTGATGCTCGGCGGCACGGGCGTGCTGCTCCTAGAGGTCGTGTTCCGCGTGCTGGAGCCGTGGCCGATGAAGATCGTCATCGACGCCGTCTCCGCCTCGCTCGGCGCCGACCTCGCGACGAACCAGGCGCCCGCCACCCTCAGCCTGCTTGTGTGGTGCGGCGTCGCGCTCGTGGTGATCGTCGGGCTACGTGCGCTCAGCAACTACCTCGCCACCGTCGCGTTCGCGCTCGTCGGCTCCCGCGTCGCCACCGCGCTGCGCGCCCGCGTGTTCCGGCACGTGCAGGGCCTGTCGCAGCAGTTCCACTCCCGCAACCGCTCTGCGGACACCGTCCAGCGCATCGTCTCCGACGTCGGCCGCCTGCAGGAGGTCGCGGTCACCGCCGGCCTGCCGCTGCTGGCCAACATGCTCACGCTCGTCGTGATGCTGATCGTGATGATCTTGCTCGATCCGCTGCTGAGCCTCGTGGTGGTCGTCGCGATGCTGCTGTTCTTCGCCGGGTCCGCCGGCACGTCCAAGAAGATCGCCGTCGCCTCCCGCAAGACCCGCAAGGGCGAGGGCCAGCTGGCCAACACGGCGCAGGAGTCGCTGAGCTCCATCAAGATCGTCCAGGCCTACGGACTCGAGGACACCATCGCGGACCGCTTCTCGTCGGCCAACAACCGCTCGCTCAAGGAGGGCGTGAAGTCGCGCCGCCTCGCCGCCGGACTGGAGCGCCGCACCGATCTCATCGTCGGCATCGCCACCGCCGTCGTGCTGGTGGGCGGCGGCCTGCGCGTCATGGAGGGCTCCATGACGCCCGGCGACCTCGTGCTGTTCACCACCTACCTGCGCACCACCATGAAGCCGCTGCGCGACATGGCCAAGTACACCGGCCGCATCGCCCGCGCCAGCGCGTCGGGTGAGCGCGTCGCCGACCTCATGGATGTCGACGCCGAGGTGCGCACCCCCAACCGCGCCGTCCGCCCCCAGAAGCTGCTCGGTTGGGTGCGCTTCGACTCGGTGCTGGCCGGCTACGGCAAGGAGATCGTCCTGCGGGGCGTCACGCTGACCGCCCGCCCCGGCGAGATGATCGCGATCATCGGGCCGTCGGGGTCCGGCAAGTCCACCATGACGTCGCTGCTGGTCCGCTCGCTCGATCCAAAGCTCGGCGAGGTGACCCTCGACGGCCACCCGCTGCGCGAGCTCGACCTCGCGTACCTGCGCGCCAACGTCTCGCTCCTGCACCAGGAGGCGGTGCTGTTCACCGGGACGCTGCGCGAGAACATCCGCTACGGCCGCCAGGATGCCACCGACGAGGAGGTGGAGGCAGCCGCGCAGGCCGCCCACGCCCACGACTTCATCATGGCCCTCCCGGAGGGCTACGACACCGTGGTCGGGGAGCGCGGCGGCACCCTCTCGGGCGGCCAGCGCCAGCGCGTCGCCATCGCCCGCGCCCTGCTGCGCGACGCCCCCGTCGTCGTGCTCGACGAAGCCACCACCGGCCTCGACCCGGAGGCCGCCGTCGTGGTGCTCGACGCCATCGGCCGCCTCGTCCAGGGCCGCACGACGCTGGCCGTCACACACGACGTCGAGATGGCCATGCGCGCTGACCGCGTCGTCTGGCTGGAGGACGGCCGCATCCTGCGCGACGGCCCGCCCGCCCAACTGCTCGCCGAGGATCCCGTCTTCCGCGACTGGGTGGAGGCCAGCGGCCGCACGCCCGACGAGATCAGGAGGGGACGATGA
- a CDS encoding glycosyltransferase family 4 protein, with translation MSRIGYVLKVYPRFSETFIVTEILAREAHGDDISIYALRPTTDARFHPEIARVKGGVTWISRYPKGADLWARIADAVTDEAMRERFAAILPELATLPGDEVAQGVELAQAVAADGITHLHAHFATLAGRMAWIASKLTGVPYTMTTHAKDIYHESVDAAWLRRLCADADRVIAISRFNDAYLAGVLEGTDSRVSLQYNALELDRFPYREPASAGEVLRVSAVGRLVPKKGFGDLISAAALLRDAGVPVDVTIAGDGDLTAQLNAQIASLDLSDNVRLIGPQTQSEIRVLIAGSDVFAAPCVPGEDGNIDGLPTVVLESMAIGTPVIGTAVTGLPEVILDGETGVLLEPGDVDGLAAALKAFADGSVPAQAMAANARALIEDQFDSRRQAATLSAWQTGASPRSLSVAGEERTSSHGSFVAARSATASDDEGRRELQEVQA, from the coding sequence ATGAGCCGCATCGGCTACGTCCTCAAGGTCTACCCCCGGTTCTCCGAGACCTTCATCGTCACGGAGATCCTGGCCCGCGAGGCCCACGGCGACGACATCTCCATCTACGCGCTGCGCCCCACCACCGACGCGCGCTTCCACCCCGAGATCGCCCGCGTGAAGGGCGGCGTCACGTGGATCAGCCGCTACCCCAAGGGCGCCGACCTCTGGGCCCGCATCGCCGACGCCGTCACCGACGAGGCCATGCGCGAGCGCTTCGCCGCGATCCTCCCCGAACTCGCCACCCTCCCCGGCGACGAGGTGGCCCAGGGCGTCGAGCTGGCGCAGGCCGTCGCGGCCGACGGCATCACGCACCTCCACGCGCACTTCGCCACCCTCGCGGGGCGGATGGCGTGGATCGCCTCGAAGCTCACCGGCGTGCCGTACACGATGACGACCCACGCGAAGGACATCTACCACGAGTCCGTCGACGCCGCGTGGCTGCGCCGCCTGTGCGCCGACGCCGACCGCGTCATCGCGATCAGCCGCTTCAACGACGCCTACCTCGCGGGCGTGCTGGAGGGCACCGACTCCCGGGTGTCGCTGCAGTACAACGCGCTCGAACTCGACCGCTTCCCGTACCGCGAGCCGGCCTCGGCCGGTGAGGTGCTGCGCGTGTCCGCCGTCGGGCGGCTCGTCCCGAAGAAGGGCTTCGGCGACCTCATCTCCGCCGCCGCGCTCCTGCGCGACGCCGGCGTGCCCGTCGACGTCACGATCGCCGGCGACGGCGACCTCACGGCCCAGCTGAACGCCCAGATCGCGTCGCTCGATCTGTCCGACAATGTACGACTCATTGGGCCCCAGACCCAGAGCGAGATCCGCGTCCTCATCGCCGGCTCCGACGTCTTCGCGGCACCCTGCGTGCCTGGCGAAGACGGCAACATCGACGGCCTCCCCACCGTCGTGCTGGAGTCGATGGCCATCGGCACCCCCGTCATCGGCACCGCCGTGACGGGCCTGCCCGAGGTGATCCTCGACGGCGAGACCGGCGTCCTGCTCGAGCCAGGCGACGTCGACGGTCTGGCCGCTGCGCTCAAGGCCTTCGCCGACGGCTCGGTGCCGGCCCAGGCCATGGCCGCCAACGCGCGCGCCCTCATCGAGGACCAGTTCGACAGCCGCCGCCAGGCCGCCACCCTCAGCGCATGGCAGACCGGAGCAAGCCCCCGCTCCCTGAGCGTCGCCGGCGAGGAACGCACTTCGTCGCACGGCTCCTTCGTCGCCGCACGCTCAGCAACCGCCAGCGACGACGAAGGGCGTCGTGAACTGCAGGAGGTCCAGGCATGA
- a CDS encoding glycosyltransferase family protein, with protein sequence MDETTPIRVLLYSHDSQGLGHVRRNLAIAHHLARVIPEETGRPVSGLLVSGLPRASRFPLPQGFDWLTIPGIAKGEDGYHARFLGTATKDLINLRSSVLEATLLGFMPDLVIIDRHIYGVRKELRRPLRRLREAKPEARVVLGLREVLDEPEVVAAEWKRLKNPMKLRELVDEVWIYGDRAVHDPIATGEAPPALIDRLRFTGYLASGRADAPAGEEGLAENPPFILTTTGGGSDGMDLLRAAVAIDVPEGHQHLVVTGPQLGEDEVAEIQALAGERTVVHAALPGLVEHIENASAVIAMGGYNTVCEILATDTPGLIVPREVPRLEQLIRARAMERAGAMELMRADDVTTDALSAWVADAVNRRADRSHVERDGLDVTAHYAAELLQRASVRELVGASA encoded by the coding sequence ATGGACGAGACCACCCCCATCCGGGTCCTGCTCTACAGCCACGATTCCCAGGGGCTCGGCCACGTGCGCCGCAACCTCGCGATCGCGCACCACCTCGCCCGCGTCATCCCCGAGGAGACCGGCCGCCCCGTCTCGGGCCTCTTGGTCTCGGGCCTCCCGCGCGCCAGCCGCTTCCCCCTCCCGCAGGGCTTCGACTGGCTGACCATCCCCGGCATCGCCAAGGGCGAGGACGGCTACCACGCCCGCTTCCTCGGGACCGCCACCAAGGACCTCATCAACCTGCGCTCCTCCGTGCTCGAGGCGACGCTGCTCGGCTTCATGCCCGATCTCGTCATCATCGACCGCCACATCTACGGCGTCCGCAAGGAACTCCGTCGCCCGCTGCGCCGCCTGCGCGAGGCCAAGCCCGAGGCCCGGGTCGTCCTCGGCCTGCGCGAGGTGCTCGACGAACCTGAGGTCGTCGCCGCCGAGTGGAAGCGCCTCAAGAACCCCATGAAGTTGCGCGAACTCGTCGACGAGGTGTGGATCTACGGAGACCGCGCCGTGCACGACCCGATCGCCACCGGCGAGGCCCCGCCCGCCCTCATCGACCGCCTCCGCTTCACCGGCTACCTCGCCTCCGGCCGCGCCGACGCCCCCGCCGGCGAGGAGGGCCTGGCCGAGAACCCGCCGTTCATCCTCACCACCACCGGTGGCGGTTCCGACGGCATGGACCTCCTCCGCGCCGCCGTCGCCATCGACGTGCCCGAGGGCCACCAGCACCTCGTCGTCACCGGCCCGCAGCTGGGCGAGGACGAGGTGGCGGAGATCCAGGCGCTGGCCGGCGAGCGCACCGTCGTGCACGCCGCGCTGCCCGGCCTCGTCGAGCACATCGAGAACGCCTCGGCCGTCATCGCCATGGGTGGCTACAACACGGTGTGCGAGATCCTCGCCACCGACACCCCCGGCCTCATCGTCCCGCGCGAGGTGCCCCGCCTCGAGCAGCTCATCCGGGCCCGCGCCATGGAGCGCGCCGGTGCCATGGAGCTCATGCGCGCCGACGACGTCACCACCGACGCCCTGAGCGCCTGGGTGGCCGACGCCGTCAACCGTCGCGCCGACCGCTCGCACGTCGAGCGCGACGGGCTCGACGTCACCGCCCACTACGCCGCCGAACTCCTTCAGCGCGCGTCCGTCCGCGAACTCGTAGGAGCATCCGCATGA